Below is a window of Pseudomonas monteilii DNA.
CACCACGCGTTTGCGCGCCAAGGGCTCGAGGGCCTGGACCAGGGACTCGCCCGGGTCGACGTAGGTCACCGGCACGTTGAGGATGCGACCGAGGGTCTTGAGCTGCTCCTGGGCGCCGATCCGGAAACTGTCCATGCTCACCAGGGCCAGGTTCTGCGCGCCGTAGGCCAGCACATACCGGGCGGCCAGCTTGGCCAGCGTGGTGGTCTTGCCCATGCCAGCCGGCCCGACCAGGGCGATCACACCGCCCTCCTCGATCGGCTCGACCTGCGGCACCTTGATCATGTGCGCCAGGTGCGCCAGGATCATCCGCCAGGCCTGGCGCGCATCGTCGATACCCGCCACGCGCTCGAGCAGCGTGCCCGCCAGCGCGCCCGACAGGCCGATGCGCTGCAGGCGGCGCCAGATGGTGGCCTGCTGCGGGCGGCTGCCCTGCAGCTGGTTCCAGGCCAGCGAGCCCAGTTGCACTTCCAGCAGCTCGCGCAGGCCCGACAGTTCCGAACGCATGGCATCGAACAAGCGCGGATCGACCGCGGCCGGCGCGGCAGCCGGGGCTGCCTTGGGCTTCTCCACAGGCGACTCGACCAGTGGCTCCGAGGCGGTCAGGGACAGCCCGGCGAACAGTTGGCGGTTGCCGCCGTCTTCCTCGGGGGCGTCCTGGCGGCTGTTCAGCTCGGCCTGGGCAGTGACGATGCGCGACTGGGTCTTGCGCAGTTCGGCTTCGAGCTCGGCGTTCGGCACCCGGGGCGAGAGCGCGGACTGCTTGTAATCCAGCGCAGCGGTCAGCTCGACACCCCCGGCGATACGCCGGTTGCCGATGATCGCCGCGTCGGAGCCGAGTTCGTCCCTGACCAGCTTCATGGCCTGACGCATATCGGCAGCGAAAAAACGCTTCACTTGCATATCCCACTACCCTCAGCCATTGGGGCCCACGGTGGCAACGATGGTGACTTGCTTGTTATCCGGAATTTCCTGGTACGCCAGCACGTGCAGGTTCGGTACCGCCAATCGCCCGAAGCGCGACAGCATCGCGCGGATCGGTCCGGCCACCAGCAGGATCGCCGGGTGGCCGAGCATTTCCTGACGCTGAGCCGCTTCGATCAACGAGCGTTGCAACTTCTCTGCCATGCTCGGTTCGAGCAGAACGCCTTCATCCTGACCCTGCCCGGCACGCTGCAGACTGTTGAGCAAGATCTGTTCCAACCTGGGCTCCAGCGTGATCACCGGCAGCTCCGACTCGATGCCGACGATGCTTTGCACGATGGCGCGGCTCAAGCCAACCCGCACGGCGGCCACCAGAGCGGCGGTATCTTGACTCTTATTCGCATTATTGGCGATCGCTTCGGCAATGCTGCGAATATCGCGTACCGGTACTTGCTCGGACAACAAAGCCTGCAAGACTTTCAACAGCCCTGACAAAGAAATGACGCCCGGTACCAATTCTTCTGCCAGCTTAGGCGACGCCTTAGACAACACCTGCAGCAACTGTTGAACCTCTTCATGGCCGATCAGTTCATGGCAGTGCTTCTGCAGGATCTGGTTCAGGTGGGTGGCGACCACGGTACTGGCGTCGACCACGGTGTAGCCCAGCGATTGCGCCTGGGCGCGTTGGGCCACGTCGATCCACACTGCCTCAAGGCCGAACGCCGGGTCACGGGCGGCAATGCCGTTGAGGGTACCGAACACTTGGCCGGGGTTGATCGCCAGTTCGCGGTCCGGGTAGATCTCGGCTTCGGCCAGGATCACCCCCATCAGGGTCAGCCGGTAGGCACTGGGGGACAGGTCGAGGTTGTCACGGATGTGCACCGTGGGCATGAGGAAGCCCAGGTCCTGGGAGAGCTTCTTGCGCACGCCCTTGATCCGCGCCAGCAGTTGCCCGCCCTGGTTGCGGTCCACCAGCGGGATGAGCCGGTAGCCGACTTCCAGGCCGATCATGTCGATCGGGGTGACGTCGTCCCAGCCCAGCTCCTTGGTCTCCAGGGCACGCTGTGGCGAAGGCAGCTGGTCCTGCTGGCGCTGCACTTCGGCAGCGGCCTTGACCTTGGCTTCCTGCTGCTTGCGCCACACCAGGTAGGCACCGCCCCCGGCAAGCAGGCCCAGGCCGATGAAGGCGATGTGGGGCATGCCCGGCACCAGGCCCATGACGATCATCAAGGCGGCCGAGACCCCCAGGGCCTTGGGCGAATCGAACATCTGCCGGTTGATCAGCTTGCCCATGTCCTCGGAACCCGAGGCACGGGTGACCATGATCGCGGCAGCCGTGGACAGCAGCAGCGACGGCAGCTGGGCGACCAGGCCGTCACCGATGGTCAGCAGCGCGTAGACCTTGCCTGCCTCGCTGAACGGCATGCCGTGCTGGAGCATGCCGATGAGCATGCCGCCGATGAGGTTGATGAACAGGATCAGCAGGCCGGCGATGGCGTCACCGCGGACGAACTTGCTGGCACCGTCCATCGAACCGTAGAACTCGGCCTCCTGGGCGACTTCGGCGCGGCGCGCCTTGGCCTGGTTCTGATCGATCAGGCCGGCGTTGAGGTCGGCGTCGATGGCCATCTGCTTGCCGGGCATGGCGTCCAGGGTGAACCGCGCGCTGACCTCGGAGATACGCCCGGCGCCCTTGGTGACCACCACGAAGTTGATGATCATCAGGATGGCGAACACCACCGCACCGACCACGTAGTTACCGCCGATCACCACCTCACCGAAGGCCTGGATCACCTTGCCCGCGGCTTGGTGGCCCTCCTGGCCGTGCAGCATCACCACCCGCGTGG
It encodes the following:
- the flhF gene encoding flagellar biosynthesis protein FlhF (positive regulator of class III flagellar genes), encoding MQVKRFFAADMRQAMKLVRDELGSDAAIIGNRRIAGGVELTAALDYKQSALSPRVPNAELEAELRKTQSRIVTAQAELNSRQDAPEEDGGNRQLFAGLSLTASEPLVESPVEKPKAAPAAAPAAVDPRLFDAMRSELSGLRELLEVQLGSLAWNQLQGSRPQQATIWRRLQRIGLSGALAGTLLERVAGIDDARQAWRMILAHLAHMIKVPQVEPIEEGGVIALVGPAGMGKTTTLAKLAARYVLAYGAQNLALVSMDSFRIGAQEQLKTLGRILNVPVTYVDPGESLVQALEPLARKRVVLIDTAGLQASDPALRMQLDSLAGRGIASRNYLVLATTSQKQVLSAAYHSYKRCGLAGCILSKLDETAGLGEVLSLAIEHELPVAYLTDGPRIPEDLHLPRKHQLVSRAVSVQVQDEPSDEAMADMFADLYHNPGKRAG
- a CDS encoding flagellar biosynthesis protein FlhA — translated: MDRSQLINHARSNLSGLSRGALGVPLLLLVMLAMMMLPIPPFLLDIFFTFNIALSIVVLLVCVYALRPLDFAAFPTILLVATLLRLALNVASTRVVMLHGQEGHQAAGKVIQAFGEVVIGGNYVVGAVVFAILMIINFVVVTKGAGRISEVSARFTLDAMPGKQMAIDADLNAGLIDQNQAKARRAEVAQEAEFYGSMDGASKFVRGDAIAGLLILFINLIGGMLIGMLQHGMPFSEAGKVYALLTIGDGLVAQLPSLLLSTAAAIMVTRASGSEDMGKLINRQMFDSPKALGVSAALMIVMGLVPGMPHIAFIGLGLLAGGGAYLVWRKQQEAKVKAAAEVQRQQDQLPSPQRALETKELGWDDVTPIDMIGLEVGYRLIPLVDRNQGGQLLARIKGVRKKLSQDLGFLMPTVHIRDNLDLSPSAYRLTLMGVILAEAEIYPDRELAINPGQVFGTLNGIAARDPAFGLEAVWIDVAQRAQAQSLGYTVVDASTVVATHLNQILQKHCHELIGHEEVQQLLQVLSKASPKLAEELVPGVISLSGLLKVLQALLSEQVPVRDIRSIAEAIANNANKSQDTAALVAAVRVGLSRAIVQSIVGIESELPVITLEPRLEQILLNSLQRAGQGQDEGVLLEPSMAEKLQRSLIEAAQRQEMLGHPAILLVAGPIRAMLSRFGRLAVPNLHVLAYQEIPDNKQVTIVATVGPNG